One stretch of Ostrinia nubilalis chromosome 11, ilOstNubi1.1, whole genome shotgun sequence DNA includes these proteins:
- the LOC135075828 gene encoding spidroin-1-like, whose protein sequence is MLTTLSKFAILCVASAQLFHKVELSDNKTPYDYVKERLDAIGTDVRSGVPLSNSYEVEESEDYPEQLQGAASTILNTGVGVGGVGGVGVGGLGLGQGIGIGGLGGLGLGGIGLGQGLGQLGIGAVNGLGVGGGIGAGGVGVGGVANGALIHPGIGGLGVGGIGLGNGLLYHPILGAQVGGGYVDKKAYDAAQKKGADENIEKLEKKAEEESKHGQEGFQQAAAAAKAEKGESSFYKDEEAKKKAAGDEKFYEGGQKFDKHGANEEQLKKAKSHKKGHVSKGFKTSSSKNEEEKTESFYDEAHDEADHRVAGQNAQNFGENAQQGFKGAAEEKILDANAQGKEGHHVSEQKIDDAKANKGEYLQKGYKGGAELLEKFNNLGAHAVHGHQEASGGYQQNKGILPIH, encoded by the exons ATGTTGACTACGTTGTCCAAGTTCGCGATTCTGTGTGTGGCTTCGGCCCAGCTGTTCCATAAAGTCGAGTTGTCTGACAACAAGACGCCGTACGACTATGTGAAGGAGCGCCTGGACGCTATCGGGACCGATGTGAGGTCTGGAGTGCCGCTTTCAAATTCGTACGAAGTTGAAGAAAGTGAGGATTATCCTGAGCAACTTCAAGGAGCCGCTTCTACGATTCTGAATACGGGCGTCGGTGTTGGTGGTGTAGGTGGTGTTGGTGTCGGAGGTCTCGGTTTAGGCCAAGGAATAGGCATCGGTGGACTCGGTGGCTTAGGGCTCGGAGGGATCGGCCTTGGGCAAGGACTTGGCCAGCTCGGAATAGGCGCGGTTAATGGACTTGGCGTCGGCGGCGGTATTGGTGCTGGAGGAGTCGGCGTTGGAGGTGTCGCAAACGGCGCTTTGATCCACCCTGGAATCGGTGGCTTGGGAGTCGGCGGAATTGGCTTAGGAAACGGTCTTCTCTACCATCCTATACTGGGCGCCCAAGTTGGCGGAGGATACGTTGACAAAAAGGCGTACGATGCAGCTCAAAAGAAAGGCGCCGATGAAAACATTGAGAAGCTAGAAAAGAAAGCTGAGGAAGAGTCTAAACATGGCCAAGAGGGTTTCCAACAGGCTGCCGCTGCTGCTAAGGCTGAAAAGGGAGAATCCAGTTTCTACAAAGACGAAGAGGCGAAGAAGAAAGCTGCCGGCGACGAGAAATTCTATGAGGGCGGCCAGAAATTCGATAAACATG GTGCCAATGAGGAACAGCTGAAAAAAGCGAAGAGCCACAAAAAGGGTCATGTGAGCAAAGGATTCAAGACATCCAGCAGTAAGAACGAAGAGGAAAAAACGGAGAGCTTCTACGATGAAGCCCATGACGAGGCTGACCACCGCGTCGCCGGCCAGAACGCCCAGAACTTCGGCGAGAACGCTCAGCAAGGCTTCAAGGGAGCTGCCGAAGAGAAGATCCTGGATGCAAACGCCCAGGGCAAGGAAGGACATCACGTGTCAGAACAGAAGATTGACGATGCCAAGGCCAATAAG GGCGAATACCTCCAGAAGGGCTACAAAGGTGGTGCAGAACTGTTGGAGAAGTTCAACAACCTTGGGGCTCATGCAGTGCACGGCCACCAGGAAGCCAGTGGAGGCTACCAGCAGAACAAGGGAATCCTGCCCATCCACTGA